The following are encoded in a window of Acidobacteriota bacterium genomic DNA:
- a CDS encoding O-antigen ligase family protein: MMRRVLGAAASTIFALPLVGLWRDPGLSWPAATLLTVVAAATLARPATGLLVVAGLFPMAPALNLLLGTPAIAEPLLLTFLVAALLQGAVSARRAPLQLAAPALVLGATLVGWAVVALSARQLWTGDAPGALLQTVARDTAWSYFSPQDEASVVRSVLPWLEAIALAVVAERIVRDAPGAGRRFVRMFVFAGAVLSASSAIRLAEISLRQEAPSVAALAVLRDVRLNAFYPDINAAGSIYALFAVAAVWLAVRRSRLWLAPAGLLLLAVWLAGSRAAFGGVVGGLGLTWFSASRPRIALVLGALVAAVAVLAVVAALGTRNASVFRAGGFRVEMTRAGLALAAERPLFGIGLDNFKAASLRHLPADFGQRFRWAARGENAHDNFLQILVELGLVGLLGFLWLIGTPFRSAASRGWIAPHAAPEATALAGGIAALLVSALLGHPLLDPHIRASFFLAVGLVTGMSVPAPAGSRTRPALAGLAIGAIAIALPARMDAQRAMEPIAGFSRGAPEAPAPLDGVTYRVADPRSTWFLASTTRTVTLPLRARQDGIADCRVSIAIDGRPAGQVVAGDAAWGATTLQLPPADRPRSWRRLDLTVEPARCTLLVGTLTQR; encoded by the coding sequence GTGATGCGGCGGGTCCTGGGAGCGGCAGCGAGCACGATCTTCGCGCTGCCGCTCGTGGGCCTGTGGCGCGATCCCGGCCTGTCGTGGCCGGCGGCCACCCTCCTCACCGTGGTCGCCGCGGCCACGCTCGCCCGTCCCGCCACCGGGCTGCTCGTGGTCGCCGGCCTGTTCCCGATGGCCCCCGCCCTGAACCTGCTCCTCGGCACGCCGGCCATCGCCGAGCCGCTCCTCCTGACGTTTCTCGTCGCGGCCCTGCTCCAGGGCGCCGTCTCCGCCAGGCGAGCCCCGCTCCAGCTCGCCGCGCCCGCCCTCGTCCTCGGCGCCACGCTCGTGGGCTGGGCCGTCGTCGCGCTGTCTGCCCGCCAACTGTGGACCGGCGATGCGCCCGGCGCGCTCCTCCAAACCGTCGCGCGCGACACGGCGTGGTCCTACTTCAGCCCCCAGGACGAGGCCAGCGTGGTGCGGTCGGTCCTCCCGTGGCTCGAAGCGATTGCGCTCGCCGTCGTGGCGGAGCGGATCGTGCGCGACGCGCCCGGCGCAGGCCGCCGGTTCGTCCGGATGTTCGTCTTCGCCGGCGCCGTGCTCTCGGCGTCGTCGGCGATCCGCCTCGCGGAAATCTCGCTCCGTCAGGAGGCGCCATCGGTTGCGGCGCTCGCGGTGCTCCGCGACGTGCGGCTCAACGCGTTCTACCCGGACATCAACGCCGCCGGCTCGATCTACGCGCTCTTCGCCGTGGCGGCGGTGTGGCTGGCCGTGCGCCGCTCCCGGCTCTGGCTGGCGCCAGCCGGCCTGCTGTTGCTCGCCGTCTGGCTCGCCGGATCGCGCGCGGCGTTCGGCGGCGTCGTCGGCGGCCTGGGCCTGACCTGGTTCTCCGCCTCGCGCCCGAGGATCGCGCTCGTGCTCGGCGCCCTCGTCGCGGCCGTCGCGGTGCTCGCGGTGGTGGCCGCGCTCGGCACGCGCAACGCGTCGGTCTTCCGCGCGGGCGGGTTCCGGGTGGAGATGACGCGGGCCGGGCTCGCGCTCGCGGCCGAGCGCCCGCTCTTCGGGATCGGCCTGGACAACTTCAAGGCCGCCTCCCTGCGCCACCTGCCGGCCGATTTCGGCCAGCGCTTCCGCTGGGCGGCGCGGGGCGAGAACGCGCACGACAACTTCCTGCAGATCCTCGTGGAGCTGGGCCTCGTCGGGCTGCTCGGGTTCCTCTGGCTCATCGGCACGCCGTTTCGCAGCGCGGCGAGCCGCGGCTGGATCGCGCCCCACGCGGCGCCCGAGGCCACGGCCCTGGCCGGCGGCATCGCGGCGCTGCTCGTGAGCGCGCTGCTCGGCCATCCGCTGCTCGACCCGCACATCCGTGCGTCGTTCTTCCTGGCCGTGGGCCTCGTGACCGGCATGTCGGTGCCGGCTCCGGCCGGCTCGCGCACCCGGCCCGCGCTGGCCGGCCTGGCGATCGGAGCGATCGCGATCGCGCTGCCCGCGCGCATGGACGCGCAGCGGGCGATGGAGCCGATCGCCGGCTTCTCGCGCGGCGCGCCAGAGGCGCCCGCGCCGCTCGACGGCGTGACGTACCGGGTCGCCGACCCGCGGTCGACCTGGTTTCTCGCCAGCACGACGCGCACCGTGACGTTGCCGCTGCGCGCGCGTCAGGACGGCATCGCCGACTGCCGGGTCTCGATCGCGATCGACGGCCGGCCCGCCGGCCAGGTCGTCGCCGGCGACGCGGCCTGGGGCGCGACGACCCTGCAGCTTCCGCCGGCCGACCGGCCGCGCTCATGGCGACGCCTGGATCTGACCGTCGAGCCCGCGCGCTGCACGCTCCTCGTCGGCACGCTGACGCAGCGGTGA